The window GTTCGGCCCCTGGAGCGAGATGCCGGCCCCCAAGCGCGCCGACTACCTGTTCAAGGTGGTTCGCATTCTCGAGCGACGCAAGCAAGACCTCGCCGAGGTCTTGACGCGTGAGGAGGGCAAGATCCTTCGCGAGAGCCTGGGCGAGGTGCAGAAGGCCATCAACGTCGTCGAGTTCATTGCGGGTGAGGGGCGGCGACTGGGGGGAATCACGCGGCCTTCCGAGATGGCCAACACCTTCTGCTACACCCTTCGGGTTCCGCTGGGAGTGGTCTCGCTGATCACGCCCTGGAACTTCCCCGTGGCCATTCCCCTGTGGAAGATCGCGCCCGCCATCGTCTCCGGCAACACGTGCGTGCTCAAGCCCGCCACCATCACGCCAGGCACTGCGGTCATGCTCATGGAGATCTTTGAAGAGGCGAAGCTGCCGCACGGGGTGGTGAACCTCGTGCTGGGCAGCGGGGCTGAGGTGGGTCACGAGATGGTCGTCAACGAGCATGTCAAAGCCGTGTCATTCACCGGCAGCAATGAGGTGGGAATGCAGCTCTGCGCCGACGCGGCGCATCGCCACATCAAGGTGCAGTGCGAGATGGGGGGCAAGAACCCCATCGTGGTCCTCGATGACGCCGACGTCGAGCTGGCCGTCGAGAGCACCGCGCAGGGGGCCTTTGGCTCGACCGGGCAGCGCTGCACCGCCACTTCCCGTGTCATCATCGATGACAGCATCGCCGACGAGTTCGTGGCGCAGCTCAAGGCTCGCGCCGAGTCCATCGAGGTGGGTGACGGCATGGAGCCCGCGGTCGGCATGGGGCCTAGCGTCGACCTGGGTCAGATGGAGAAGGTGCTCGAGTACATCGACGTCGGCAAGAACGAGGA of the Pseudomonadota bacterium genome contains:
- a CDS encoding aldehyde dehydrogenase family protein gives rise to the protein MSAMSIATEVIEYKNFVGGQWVASTSGKTVDNINPARPSQVLGRVRLSTRKEAKAAIDAAHKAFGPWSEMPAPKRADYLFKVVRILERRKQDLAEVLTREEGKILRESLGEVQKAINVVEFIAGEGRRLGGITRPSEMANTFCYTLRVPLGVVSLITPWNFPVAIPLWKIAPAIVSGNTCVLKPATITPGTAVMLMEIFEEAKLPHGVVNLVLGSGAEVGHEMVVNEHVKAVSFTGSNEVGMQLCADAAHRHIKVQCEMGGKNPIVVLDDADVELAVESTAQGAFGSTGQRCTATSRVIIDDSIADEFVAQLKARAESIEVGDGMEPAVGMGPSVDLGQMEKVLEYIDVGKNEDKAHLVTGGKRASGDGYFIEPTIFDHVDRKMRIAREEIFGPVVSVIRVRGIEAAIEAANDVEYGLSSSVYTNDVGRIFRFIDKIETGITHVNSPTMGGEAQLPFGGMKATGVGSREMNEEAFNFFTEIKTVYIDYTGKKRETNVY